The proteins below come from a single Melospiza georgiana isolate bMelGeo1 chromosome 4, bMelGeo1.pri, whole genome shotgun sequence genomic window:
- the LOC131083018 gene encoding hyaluronidase-1-like, translated as MAARVGALAALAAVAVVAVVAVVALLAVAEAALPKPARAPPVLHKPFLVVWNAPTEQCRLRYKVDLDLGVFDIASNINETLSGSNVTIFYHTHLGHYPYYSDNGDPVNGGVPQNESLIKHLSKAKSDIDYCIPMKKFQGLAVIDWENWRPQWDRNWGNKSIYRNKSLEIVRRRHPRWSEDKIRKVAKEEFENAGRSFMNNTILLAEHMRPNGLWGYYLYPDCYNYDYKEHPQTYTGKCPAIESFRNDLLLWLWRESTALYPSIYLDYILKSSPNALKFVHYRVKEAIRVASIARTDYVLPVFVYSRPFYAYTFHVLTERDLVSTIGESAALGAAGVVLWGSMQYASSKESCLTVKRYIDGPLGHYVINVTSAAKLCSKVLCKKNGRCIRRNSDSSAYLHLSPRDFKIHVRHSERGPRFQVTGKPSLESIEAMKQRFICQCYQGWTGIFCELPDQSLLEHWVHVVFSRSREQSLFTFLLGAMQLLLLCSTH; from the exons ATGGCTGCGCGGGTCGGAGCGCTGGCAGCGCTGGCAGcggtggcagtggtggcagtggtggcagtggtggccctgctggctgtggcCGAGGCGGCGCTGCCGAAGCCGGCGCGGGCGCCCCCGGTTCTGCACAAGCCTTTCCTGGTGGTGTGGAACGCGCCCACCGAGCAGTGCCGGCTGCGGTACAAGGTGGACCTGGACCTCGGCGTTTTTGACATCGCATCCAACATCAACGAGACTCTGAGTGGATCCAACGTGACAATCTTCTACCACACCCATCTGGGACACTACCCCTACTACTCAGATAACGGAGATCCCGTTAATGGAGGGGTGCCCCAGAACGAAAGTCTTATCAAGCACCTCAGCAAAGCAAAGTCTGACATTGACTATTGCATACCCATGAAGAAATTTCAGGGACTTGCAGTCATTGACTGGGAAAACTGGAGGCCCCAGTGGGATAGGAACTGGGGCAATAAAAGCATTTATAGAAATAAATCTCTCGAGATTGTTAGGAGACGGCATCCTCGGTGGTCAGAGGACAAAATTAGGAAAGTGGCTAAAGAGGAATTTGAAAATGCTGGCAGGAGTTTTATGAATAACACCATCCTTCTGGCTGAGCACATGAGACCAAACGGTTTGTGGGGTTACTACCTTTACCCAGACTGCTACAATTACGATTACAAAGAACACCCCCAGACATACACAGGGAAATGCCCAGCCATTGAGTCCTTCCGCAACGacctcctgctctggctgtggaGGGAAAGCACTGCTCTCTACCCTTCTATATACCTGGATTATATACTGAAGTCAAGTCCAAATGCACTAAAATTTGTTCACTATCGGGTTAAAGAGGCAATACGTGTTGCCTCAATTGCTAGAACAGACTATGTTTTGCCAGTATTTGTTTACTCCAGACCATTTTATGCCTATACTTTTCATGTTTTAACAGAG AGGGATCTGGTCAGCACCATTGGGGAAAGCGCGGCGTTGGGAGCAGCGGGAGTTGTTCTCTGGGGCAGCATGCAGTACGCCAGCTCAAAG gagagctgcttAACAGTGAAGCGGTACATCGACGGACCTTTGGGGCACTATGTCATCAATGTGACCTCAGCAGCCAAGCTCTGCAGCAAAGTGCTGTGCAAGAAGAATGGCAGATGCATCCGCAGGAACAGCGACTCCTCTGCCTACCTCCATTTGTCACCCAGGGATTTCAAGATCCACGTCCGTCACTCAGAGAGGGGCCCCAGGTTCCAGGTGACTGGCAAACCCAGCCTGGAGAGCATTGAAGCCATGAAGCAGAGGTTTATTTGTCAGTGTTACCAGGGCTGGACAGGAATATTTTGTGAATTGCCTGACCAAAGTCTATTGGAACACTGGGTTCATGTAGTGTTCAGTAGATCAAGAGAACAAAGCCTTTTTACTTTCCTCTTAGGAGCCATGCAGCTTCTTCTGCTTTGTTCTACGCATTAA